From Cygnus atratus isolate AKBS03 ecotype Queensland, Australia chromosome 1, CAtr_DNAZoo_HiC_assembly, whole genome shotgun sequence, the proteins below share one genomic window:
- the A2M gene encoding alpha-2-macroglobulin: protein MGKDGLPSNFNIFLLLFFFLPGDTSPVSPVTEPQYMVLLPFLIQTDAPEKVCVQLTHLNESVTLSATLEYQGENRSLIDDVVSEKDIFTCIPFSLPKLSSQSPATFITVRVKGETLQFSSRKTVLVKNSESLVFVQTDKPIYKPGQTVLFRIVSLDENFHPVNEVFPLVYIEDPKKNRLYQWTKAELKGGLIQLFFNLTSEPIQGTYSVVVQKASGKTIQHPFSVEEYVLPKFEVTVKMPKVITILDEKLKVTVCGLYTFGKPVPGLVSFRVCRKFQYSVTCYGEESKAVCDEFSGQTDNHGCVSEVVKTKLFQLKRRGYENKLHVEAKIKEEETGVVLTGTSFSEITNTISKITFENSDSHYKPGIPFFGQVKLEDGSGAPIANETVRISFQRGQETNYTTNEEGRVQFSLNTSMLESESAEVTATHKARSHCFDHSWVSPNYAEGHLYIKRFYSRSKSFLKIEPKSEVLSCGSPTEVWVHYILTPEAIGEEKKIVFYYLVMAKGIIKQAGTSILDLDQESANGVFLLQLPVQADIAPVAQVLVYTTTPSREVIADSAKFNIEKCFSNKVDLSFSPSEGLPSSDTHLLFRASPNSLCAVRAVDKSVLLMKPEADLSPGSVYSLLPVKELHGYRYGSDMLLDKPLEECVTLKNIVVDGITYSPVTDRNEDDTYDILKEMGLKVFTNSKVKKPRYCNTGNYKPVGIPVPSGLMASGHAMRTSDSSRMYASSIPGVSSPEELTETVRKYFPETWIWSLVSVSSEGNAELDVTIPDTITEWKANAFCTSSDTGFGLSPTVSLRAFQPFFVELTLPYSVVRGEAFTLKATIFSYLTACIRVSVTLAQSTQFLATPVEKEEESHCLCENGRKTVAWLVTPRSLGQVEFSVSAEALQNQQPCGNAIVETPEKGRKDTVIRQLLVEPEGVEKETAQNSVLCAKGKTSQKFSLSLPSNVVQDSGRAYFSVLGDIMGTAMQNLHQLLQMPFGCGEQNMALFAPNIYVLDYLNKTGQLSEEIKSKAIGYLVSGYQRQLNYKHMDGSYSTFEPRYGQTGNTWLTAFVLKSFAQARPHIFIDERHIQDALRWLAYKQKENGCFQSSGTLLNNAMKGGVDNEVSLTAYITIALLEIPLPVTYSVVRNALFCLETAANGKENHVYTKALLAYAFALAGMEEKRKALLGSLEKEAVKKDGSVHWQRPGKEMVADLPYYRYRAPSAEVEMTAYVLLAHLTTQPAPSREELSFASLIAKWISGQQNPNGGFSSTQDTVVALQALSLYGAVTYAKSGAASQVTLRSGGDFQQDFQVDPSNRLLLQRVPLPQVPGEYSAEVSGEGCVYLQTSLRYNVQPTQENAPFTLHVYTIPETCEDSRTPKVFDIGINVSYTGERNVSNMVIVDVKMLSGFIPVKSSVRKLSSIRPLQIQRTEVSSNHVLVYVEKPSAGFLSVPAHRSAHTCPPATGSPSVGKGPRVSPCPSARPHTPPGPRALVAGRALVEGGQ, encoded by the exons ATGGGGAAAGATGGACTGCCCAGCAACTTTAacatctttctccttctcttcttcttccttcctggaGATACCTCGCCCGTCTCACCCGTCACAGAGCC GCAATACATGGTGCTGCTGCCCTTTCTGATACAAACCGATGCTCCTGAGAAAGTCTGTGTTCAGCTGACCCACCTGAACGAGTCTGTGACGCTGAGTGCCACGCTTGAGTATCAAGGGGAAAACAGGAGCCTGATTGATGATGTGGTGTCGGAGAAGGATATATTCACCTGCATCCCTTTCTCT CTTCCAAAATTAAGTAGCCAGTCACCAGCCACATTTATCACTGTGAGAGTGAAGGGGGAGACCCTGCAGTTCAGCAGCCGCAAGACGGTGTTGGTCAAGAATTCTGAGAGCTTGGTTTTCGTCCAGACAGACAAACCTATCTACAAGCCTGGACAGACAG TTCTGTTCAGAATTGTTTCTCTGGATGAAAACTTTCACCCCGTGAATGAGGTG TTTCCGCTGGTTTATATCGAG GACCCAAAGAAAAACCGTCTGTACCAGTGGACAAAGGCAGAGTTAAAGGGGGGGTTAATCCAGCTGTTCTTCAACCTCACCTCTGAACCCATCCAAGGAACCTACTCTGTGGTGGTACAGAAAGCCTCTGGGAAGACAATCCAGCATCCCTTCTCTGTGGAGGAGTATG tgctgccaaaATTTGAAGTAACGGTGAAAATGCCCAAGGTGATCACCATTCTTGATGAGAAGCTGAAGGTGACAGTTTGTGGCTT ATACACATTTGGGAAGCCTGTTCCTGGCCTTGTGAGCTTCCGTGTGTGCAGGAAGTTTCAATACTCAGTCACTTGCTATGGTGAAGAGTCTAAGGCAGTGTGTGATGAGTTCTCTGGACAG ACAGACAACCATGGTTGCGTTTCTGAAGTGGTAAAAACCAAGTTATTCCAGCTCAAGAGACGTGGATATGAAAATAAACTCCATGTAGAGGCTAAGATTAAAGAGGAGGAAACAG GAGTGGTGTTGACTGGAACAAGCTTCTCCGAGATCACAAATACCATCAGCAAAATCACCTTTGAGAATTCAGACTCCCACTACAAACCTGGAATCCCCTTCTTTGGACAG GTGAAACTTGAGGATGGGTCTGGTGCTCCTATTGCCAATGAAACTGTGAGGATTTCTTTCCAACGAGGCCAGGAAACCAACTACACAACAAATGAAGAGGGCAGGGTACAGTTTTCCCTGAACACTTCCATGCTGGAATCGGAATCTGCTGAAGTTACA gCAACTCATAAAGCACGCTCCCACTGCTTTGACCATTCCTGGGTTTCTCCAAATTATGCAGAAGGCCATCTCTACATAAAGCGCTTTTACTCCCGTAGTAAAAGCTTTCTCAAAATTGAGCCCAAGTCTGAGGTGTTAAGCTGTGGCTCCCCCACAGAGGTGTGGGTGCACTACATCCTTACACCAGAGGCCAtaggagaggagaagaaaatcgTCTTTTACTACCTG GTGATGGCCAAAGGAATCATCAAGCAAGCAGGCACCAGCATTCTGGATTTGGACCAGGAAAGTG CCAATGGGGTCTTCTTGCTACAGTTGCCTGTGCAAGCTGATATTGCTCCAGTGGCCCAAGTGCTTGTCTACACCACTACTCCTAGCAGGGAGGTGATTGCTGATTCAGCCAAGTTCAAcatagaaaaatgtttcagcaaTAAG GTGGACTTGAGCTTCTCTCCTTCTGAAGGCCTGCCTTCTTCTGACACTCACTTGCTGTTCAGAGCCTCCCCAAACTCCCTCTGTGCTGTCCGTGCTGTGGACAAGAGTGTTCTCCTCATGAAGCCAGAAGCTGACTTGTCACCTGGCTCT GTGTATAGCTTGCTACCAGTGAAGGAATTGCACGGCTATCGCTATGGTTCAGACATGCTTTTGGACAAGCCCCTGGAAGAATGTGTCACCTTGAAGAATATAGTCGTGGATGGGATCACCTATTCTCCAGTAACAGATAGGAACGAAGATGACACTTACGACATCCTAAAA GAAATGGGTTTAAAGGTTTTCACAAATTCCAAGGTGAAGAAACCTAGGTATTGCAACACTGGCAATTACAAACCTGTAGGAATCCCAGTTCCAAGTGGACTCATGGCATCTGGACATGCAATGAGGACAAGCG ACTCTTCTAGAATGTATGCCTCATCAATCCCCGGTGTCAGTTCTCCTGAAGAGCTGACAGAGACAGTCCGAAAGTATTTCCCAGAAACGTGGATCTGGAGTTTAGTATCTGTAAG CTCTGAAGGAAATGCTGAACTAGATGTGACCATCCCTGACACCATCACCGAGTGGAAAGCCAATGCATTCTGCACTTCATCAGACACAGGCTTTGGCCTATCCCCAACAGTGTCCCTCAgagccttccagcccttctttGTAGAGCTCACCCTGCCTTACTCTGTAGTGCGTGGTGAGGCCTTCACGCTGAAAGCCACCATTTTCAGCTATCTGACAGCCTGCATAAGG GTCAGTGTGACTTTGGCTCAGTCTACTCAATTTCTGGCAACTCCagtggaaaaggaggaagaatcTCATTGTCTCTGTGAGAACGGGAGGAAAACGGTGGCTTGGCTGGTGACTCCCAGATCTCTAG GGCAGGTGGAGTTCTCGGTGAGTGCTGAGGCCCTGCAAAACCAGCAGCCCTGCGGGAACGCCATAGTGGAGACTCCTGAGAAAGGACGGAAGGACACAGTCATCAGACAGCTGCTGGTGGAG CCTGAAGGAGTTGAGAAGGAAACAGCCCAGAACTCTGTGCTCTGTGCAAAAG GAAAGACTTCGCAGAagttttctctgtctctccccTCAAACGTGGTGCAAGACTCAGGCAGAGCATATTTCTCAGTGCTGG GTGACATTATGGGCACTGCCATGCAGAACctgcaccagctcctccagATGCCATTTGGCTGCGGGGAACAGAACATGGCCCTGTTTGCACCCAACATCTATGTCCTGGACTATCTGAACAAGACAGGGCAACTGAGTGAGGAGATCAAATCCAAGGCCATTGGATACTTAGTGAGCG GTTATCAGAGGCAGCTGAACTACAAGCACATGGATGGCTCTTACAGTACCTTTGAACCACGCTATGGCCAAACAGGGAACACCTG GCTCACGGCCTTTGTCCTGAAATCCTTTGCCCAGGCCCGGCCTCACATCTTCATAGATGAAAGGCACATCCAGGATGCTTTGAGATGGCTGGCCTACAAACAGAAAGAGAATGGCTGTTTCCAGAGTTCTGGGACACTCCTGAACAATGCCATGAAG GGTGGAGTGGACAACGAGGTCTCGCTGACGGCCTACATCACTATTGCACTGCTGGAAATTCCTCTGCCTGTAACT TACTCAGTGGTGCGTAATGCTCTCTTCTGCCTGGAAACGGCagcaaatgggaaagaaaaccaCGTGTACACCAAGGCACTGCTGGCATACGCCTTTGCTCTGGCAGGAATGGAGGAGAAGCGGAAGGCGTTGCTTGGCTCACTTGAAAAGGAAGCGGTGAAAAAGG ATGGGTCTGTTCACTGGCAGCGGCCTGGGAAAGAGATGGTGGCTGATCTCCCCTACTATCGCTACCGAGCTCCCTCTGCTGAAGTGGAGATGACGGCCTATGTGCTCCTTGCTCACCTCACCACACAGCCGGCACCTTCCCGGGAGGAGCTGTCGTTTGCATCTCTTATTGCAAAGTGGATCAGCGGTCAGCAGAATCCCAATGGAGGCTTCTCCTCCACCCAG GACACAGTGGTGGCTCTGCAAGCCCTGTCTCTGTACGGAGCTGTCACCTACGCCAAGAGTGGAGCAGCTTCCCAAGTGACCCTGAGATCTGGAGGGGACTTCCAGCAGGACTTCCAAGTGGACCCCTCAAACCGGCTGCTGCTCCAGCGCGTGCCCCTGCCCCAGGTGCCAGGGGAGTACAGCGCAGAGGTGTCTGGTGAAGGATGTGTCTACCTGCag ACGAGCCTGAGGTACAACGTGCAGCCCACGCAGGAGAATGCGCCCTTCACGCTCCATGTGTACACCATCCCAGAGACATGTGAGGACTCCCGGACTCCCAAGGTCTTTGACATAGGCATAAACGTCAG TTACACAGGCGAGCGCAACGTCTCCAACATGGTGATTGTTGATGTGAAAATGCTGTCGGGATTCATCCCTGTCAAGTCCTCAGTAAGAAAG CTCTCAAGCATTCGGCCTCTCCAAATCCAGCGAACAGAAGTCAGCTCAAACCACGTTCTGGTGTATGTAGAGAAG CCCTCAGCAGGTTTTCTCTCCGTGCCTGCACACAGATCAGCCCACACCTGCCCACCAGCCACCGGCTCCCCCAGTGTGGGGAAAGGCCCCAGGGTTTCCCCTTGCCCCTCAGCCAGGCCACACACACCCCCAGGGCCCAGGGCACTGGTGGCAGGGAGAGCACTCGTGGAAGGAGGCCAGTGA